One window of the Nocardia huaxiensis genome contains the following:
- a CDS encoding zinc-binding dehydrogenase, giving the protein MRAVEVKAFGDPEVLTVVESPDPVPGPGEVVIEVAAADVMFLDTLLRSGAGARFFPVEPPFVPGGAIAGVVGAVGSGVDPAWVGRRVASNTAASGIGGGLPIGGYAEKALAREEQLTQVPAEVELTQAVALVHDGRTALAVFDRAAVQPGEWVLITAAAGGLGTLLIQLARAAGARVIAAARGEKKLALAQRLGAHEVVDYSEPGWADRVREATGGVQVILDGAGGPIGVAALAAASPGARFIGYGNAAGGFAPIAPETAAAQRVTVVPLFELTAAEVDWTALFERALTEAASGRLEVVIGHTFPLDHAGAAHAAIAARETFGRTILTV; this is encoded by the coding sequence ATGCGTGCAGTGGAGGTCAAGGCGTTCGGCGACCCCGAGGTCCTGACGGTTGTCGAGAGCCCCGACCCGGTTCCGGGTCCCGGCGAGGTGGTCATCGAGGTCGCGGCGGCCGACGTCATGTTCCTGGACACCCTGCTGCGTTCCGGCGCGGGCGCCCGGTTCTTCCCCGTCGAGCCGCCCTTCGTGCCCGGTGGCGCGATCGCGGGCGTGGTCGGAGCCGTCGGATCCGGCGTGGACCCCGCCTGGGTGGGCCGTCGCGTCGCCTCGAACACCGCGGCCAGCGGCATCGGCGGCGGCCTGCCGATCGGCGGGTATGCCGAGAAGGCCCTGGCCCGCGAGGAGCAGCTGACCCAGGTGCCCGCCGAGGTGGAGCTGACGCAGGCGGTGGCCCTGGTCCACGACGGCCGCACCGCCCTGGCGGTCTTCGATCGCGCTGCCGTCCAGCCCGGCGAATGGGTCCTGATCACCGCCGCTGCGGGTGGGCTCGGCACCCTCCTGATCCAGCTGGCCCGCGCGGCCGGGGCGCGCGTGATCGCGGCCGCGCGCGGGGAGAAGAAGCTCGCGCTGGCCCAGCGTCTCGGCGCCCACGAAGTCGTCGACTACTCCGAGCCGGGCTGGGCCGACCGGGTGCGCGAGGCGACCGGCGGCGTTCAGGTGATCCTCGACGGCGCGGGCGGCCCGATCGGTGTGGCGGCCCTGGCTGCCGCCTCCCCGGGTGCACGATTCATCGGATACGGCAATGCCGCAGGTGGATTCGCCCCCATCGCCCCGGAAACCGCTGCCGCCCAGCGCGTCACCGTCGTTCCGCTGTTCGAACTCACTGCGGCCGAGGTGGATTGGACCGCCTTGTTCGAACGCGCGCTCACCGAAGCCGCCTCCGGCCGCCTGGAGGTCGTGATCGGCCACACCTTCCCGCTGGATCATGCCGGGGCCGCACATGCCGCCATCGCCGCTCGCGAGACCTTCGGCCGCACCATCCTCACCGTCTGA
- a CDS encoding roadblock/LC7 domain-containing protein, producing the protein MTPSATHLSWLLEQLLARTPQARHALLLSGDGLKICHTPELGVDSADQLAAIAAGIQSLSHGASVEFGDGRGGVRQSMTEFYGGILFIVEAGLGAHIAVVAAEDADAGLVGHNMRELVEQLGEHLVAMPRVRGASVS; encoded by the coding sequence ATGACACCGTCCGCGACACATTTGAGCTGGCTGCTGGAGCAACTGCTGGCGCGCACCCCGCAGGCCCGGCACGCGCTGCTGCTGTCGGGGGACGGGCTCAAGATCTGCCATACGCCGGAGCTGGGCGTCGACAGCGCCGATCAGCTGGCCGCCATTGCCGCGGGGATCCAGAGCCTTTCGCACGGGGCGTCGGTCGAGTTCGGTGACGGCCGGGGTGGCGTGCGCCAGTCTATGACCGAGTTCTACGGCGGCATCCTGTTCATCGTGGAGGCGGGTCTGGGCGCGCACATCGCGGTGGTCGCCGCCGAGGACGCCGATGCCGGGCTGGTCGGCCACAATATGCGCGAACTGGTGGAACAACTCGGCGAGCATCTGGTCGCCATGCCCCGGGTGCGGGGAGCGAGCGTGTCGTGA
- a CDS encoding DUF742 domain-containing protein → MTRPDESPDRLYTVTGGRSRPDSDAFDLVTLVVSECDPTPGMQSEHRAILDMCRAPTAVVEIAAELRLPVGITTILLSDLLHAGRITVRHPRHNPGVQWNSLPDTTTLEKVLVGLRKL, encoded by the coding sequence GTGACCAGGCCAGACGAGAGTCCGGACCGGCTCTACACGGTGACCGGGGGACGCAGCCGACCGGATTCGGATGCGTTCGATCTCGTGACTCTCGTTGTCAGCGAATGCGATCCGACGCCGGGCATGCAGTCCGAGCATCGGGCCATCCTGGACATGTGCCGGGCGCCGACCGCCGTCGTGGAGATCGCGGCGGAGCTGCGGCTGCCGGTCGGCATCACCACCATTCTGCTGTCGGATCTGCTGCACGCCGGCCGGATCACGGTGCGCCATCCGCGCCACAACCCTGGCGTGCAATGGAATTCACTACCCGACACCACCACGCTCGAGAAGGTGCTCGTTGGACTCCGCAAGCTATGA
- a CDS encoding sensor histidine kinase: protein MAVRSVRLPYEAMLVSAGAAVVVVGAAVFSAPNEFRLPLAVGASLVAVLCCAAVTAAAYYRGQALVARRAAVAHTADTEARIASVMAEANARISNAQAHFEALNATVAAQDQELKASENRRAAALAAFAGAAGRMQAMSTSMLAELREMEHRHADPQVLADLLELDHRTAQAGRLADSIAVLSGARSGRRWAKPIAMESILRGAMGRVAGYQRVRLRAVTEIAIAGHAAEGIMHALAELLDNACNFSPPTTEVHVYAAEVPAGVVITIEDSGLVMSESALRRAEQAVSREQRTSDLSSLSGTRLGLAVVGHLARKHDLTVSFRPSAIGGTAVVVVVPRELTTRLERQTGSLTALPAATDPAPTPASLPAVVSTSPTTLSEDQPPRHPGALLGRDPHEEPQPDLVDSGQKHAGMTGGSVTATDSSGSTATPAAHTAPAAQPAPASLDEIAQRAATSTASGLPRRRRGSTLAATHPGGLSAYSGGSNEQAAAPRRPASPPSALGAFQRAVNGRPQPAESSPSAGLESE from the coding sequence GTGGCCGTTCGGAGTGTCCGGCTGCCGTACGAGGCGATGCTGGTGTCGGCCGGGGCGGCCGTCGTGGTGGTGGGGGCGGCGGTTTTCAGTGCTCCCAACGAGTTTCGTCTCCCGCTCGCGGTCGGCGCGAGCCTGGTCGCGGTGCTGTGCTGCGCGGCGGTCACGGCCGCTGCCTACTATCGCGGGCAGGCGCTGGTGGCCCGGCGGGCCGCCGTCGCGCACACCGCCGACACCGAGGCGCGCATCGCCTCCGTCATGGCCGAGGCCAATGCGCGAATCAGCAACGCGCAGGCGCACTTCGAGGCCCTGAACGCGACGGTCGCGGCACAGGATCAGGAACTGAAGGCCAGTGAGAACCGGCGGGCGGCGGCGCTGGCGGCGTTCGCGGGTGCGGCCGGGCGCATGCAGGCCATGAGCACCAGCATGCTGGCCGAACTGCGCGAGATGGAGCATCGGCACGCCGATCCGCAGGTGCTGGCGGACCTGCTCGAACTGGATCACCGCACCGCGCAGGCGGGCCGGCTGGCCGACAGCATCGCGGTGCTCAGCGGTGCGCGCTCGGGTCGCCGGTGGGCCAAACCCATTGCCATGGAATCGATTCTGCGCGGAGCAATGGGTCGCGTGGCGGGTTATCAGCGGGTGCGGCTGCGGGCGGTCACCGAGATCGCCATCGCCGGGCACGCGGCCGAGGGCATCATGCACGCGCTCGCCGAGCTGCTCGACAATGCCTGCAATTTCTCGCCGCCCACCACCGAGGTACACGTGTACGCCGCGGAGGTGCCCGCCGGGGTCGTGATCACCATCGAGGACAGCGGGCTCGTCATGAGCGAATCCGCTTTGCGCCGTGCGGAACAGGCCGTATCCCGCGAACAGCGCACCTCGGACCTCTCCTCACTGTCCGGCACCCGGCTCGGTCTCGCGGTCGTCGGCCATCTGGCCCGCAAACACGATCTGACCGTCTCCTTCCGCCCCTCGGCCATCGGCGGCACGGCCGTCGTCGTCGTGGTGCCACGCGAACTCACCACTCGCCTGGAGCGACAGACCGGATCGCTGACCGCCCTCCCGGCCGCCACCGACCCGGCTCCCACACCCGCGAGCCTTCCCGCCGTTGTATCCACCTCGCCTACAACCCTTTCCGAAGATCAACCCCCTCGTCATCCCGGCGCGCTTCTTGGCCGGGATCCACACGAGGAACCGCAGCCGGACTTGGTGGATTCCGGCCAAAAGCATGCCGGAATGACGGGGGGCTCGGTTACCGCAACGGATTCCTCCGGCAGCACGGCCACACCTGCCGCGCATACGGCTCCGGCCGCACAGCCGGCACCGGCCAGCTTGGACGAGATTGCCCAGCGCGCAGCGACTTCCACGGCGTCCGGGTTGCCGAGGCGGCGGCGGGGCAGCACGCTGGCGGCCACGCATCCGGGTGGATTGTCGGCCTATTCCGGGGGTTCGAACGAGCAGGCGGCCGCGCCGCGGCGGCCGGCGTCGCCGCCATCCGCGCTGGGGGCGTTCCAGCGCGCGGTGAACGGCCGCCCGCAGCCGGCCGAATCGTCCCCGTCCGCAGGTTTGGAGAGCGAGTGA
- a CDS encoding GTP-binding protein, protein MKIVIVGGFGVGKTTMVRSVSEIRPLDTEATMTQVGYGIDDPAGAPEKTTTTVAFDFGRITIDAEHVLYLFGAPGQERFWFLWDRLFTGALGAIVLVDQRRIEDSWYAIDRLEHQGTPFVVACNNFGGDAQLDEVRDALDLDPQVPLVDCDARDRESCRDVLISLVEHLYTPETVR, encoded by the coding sequence TTGAAGATCGTCATCGTCGGCGGTTTCGGGGTCGGCAAGACCACCATGGTGCGCTCGGTCAGCGAAATCCGGCCCCTGGACACCGAAGCCACCATGACGCAGGTCGGCTACGGCATCGACGATCCGGCGGGTGCACCCGAGAAGACCACCACCACGGTCGCTTTCGACTTCGGCCGGATAACCATCGACGCCGAGCACGTGCTGTATCTGTTCGGAGCGCCCGGCCAGGAACGGTTCTGGTTCCTGTGGGACCGGCTGTTCACCGGCGCGCTGGGGGCGATCGTGCTGGTGGATCAGCGCCGCATCGAGGACTCCTGGTACGCCATCGACCGGCTCGAGCATCAGGGCACGCCGTTCGTGGTGGCGTGCAACAACTTCGGCGGTGACGCGCAGCTCGACGAGGTGCGCGACGCACTCGACCTGGATCCGCAAGTGCCGCTGGTGGATTGCGACGCACGCGATCGGGAGTCCTGCCGGGACGTGCTGATCTCGCTGGT